AAGTAGTAGCCATAATGTAGAACAACGTGTGACACTGCCTTGCCTGTGATGACTTACTAAGAATGTTTAACTACTAATAACAAATTATATGACATTACAACAAATCAGGTTCTTGTGTGCAGGAAGCCCTATTCTTTGTGCCTAATAAAGTTTGTCTAGTCATTCAACAATCACTCAATTAATCTCAGTCGTAGTTTCCTATACCTGTGAATCCAAacacatatatgtgtgcatgtgcatatgtgtgaaTGCATGCTTACACATAAGTCTGTGCATGCATAGAGGTCCAATGATCCTTTTCAGCTTGATTCTGCAAACACAAGATCAGCTGCAGCAAAATTGCTACTGGCTGCTTGCATCACTCATCATATCCCAGGCATCCTTAGCAATGTCTGATCCACTGCTGTTGCTATTGACTTCTTCATGCTCATTTGCCTCTCGCACCAGAATCTCTGGCTCTgacatttcttccttttcactGCTGCTTGCAGAActtttcttgtcatcatttttctcttcagGGCTTAATGATTCTTGATCCACGGCATCTTTACCCATAGAACTTCCTCCAGAAAGCTCTCCATGGGCAGAAATCTCTTCTGTTTCCGGGAGGCTCTCAATTCTACAATGCAATGGAAAATCTTCAGTCGTGGATGAGGTAGGTATTCCCACTTGAGGTTCAAAAGGTGTTAGGCTTTGGCCATGCTCTAAAGATGCTGGATCTTCTTCTGACAGTGCCTCTATACCTTCAGACTCTGTCTCGGCATCACTCTGATCCGGCAATGCTTTTGTTTCCATGGCCTCGCCCTCCAGCTCCTTCAGAACAATAATGGATCCCTGTAAATCATCTCCCATGACAGCAATTTCCTTTTCCTCCTCTCCACTACCTGGTTCTGTCCCTACTTGTCCAGAGAAAGAAATCTCTCTGCCTTCGATGTCAATGTTGTTTCCATTTAACTCATCAAAACCCCCCACGAGGGCTCTAGTTTTACTATGGAGGACAACCGCACTGATTTCAGGGTCAGACTTTGCACACAAGGGTCACTGATGAGCTGTCACCCTTTGGCTCACTTAGATCCATCAGGGATCCAACCAGAGGCACCATACTTTGAGTGTCATCTACATGCCTTTCACCCATTTCTTGATGAGCCTCTACCATGCAGCCCATTTCAGACAAATCGGAAATGGCTGATACCATGCTGCGAGCATCAACAGACTGTGCCACTCTAGGGTGACTGTTTGAGCTGTTGACACTTTGCCTGAAACACATGCCCCACACCCTAATGTTAATGATGACCTTCAAATATAAGGTATTCTAGAAATGGTAGCAACACCATACAGCACATGGAATGCACATATATTGGGAACACAATAAATACTTATGTTGATTCGGGGTAGAAACACCATACAGCACATGGAATGCACATATATTGGGAACACAATAAATACTTATGTTGATTCGGGGTAAACAAGGGATGAAGAtatttgattaatttattaaaaggTTACAGGAAGAAAGCTACATAGTCTGCAAGCTAGTGTTTGTGGAACAGAAGGCTGCTGGTCTGAAGCATGCTTGGATCTGAAGATGGAAAACTTTACTGCCAACCCAGCAGCAGTGCAGCAGAAATAAGTATAGTGAAACCTCCTTATCCAGACCTTTCATATTGTGAGCCCCTCTTAGATATGACCCAAAATAATTCTTTGAAGGTATTTTGCCAAATAAATAACTCTATTACGACTTCTTCCCTAATGTGACTTATGACTGACAGTCTGAGTTCTGTTATGACTCTTTTACAGAGGTtatgtgttgaaaaaaattaagcatattATAAAACAGATGGCTTCTGACCATTTGTTTGTCATATAATATAACTTTCTTTAGATAtaacatgaaatatattttgaaagagaccACTTGTTTTTGGGTGACCTGTTGTTTTTACCCAAAACCACACTGCCCAGCCCTATCGACCACCCCTGCCAAGATCATAACGTTGTACAAAAGAGTGACTACATCATCCCAACAAGGAAAGTCAAATTAAcccaggcccaaaagacaaaCTGATCCCCAATAACACAAGCAGCtatcaacatcaaatattaacaacaaaGCTTTGCACTGTTTGAACAAAGCCAAAatcttacaaaacaaaaatgaccaTTTAGCAATACATATTCTGAGCACAAATCTCACAATTGTGCATAAACACAATTtgatcaatttttaaaataagcctttggtgtcatttattttttagtttagaGGATTGTACTAAACACATTATGTGCAGATATTCAGTTAACATTATATAAGTGCTGCTGCTCAGGCATTCATTTAGCTTGAGTATATGTCAATTTGACTTTCAGTGTTGGGATGATGTGGTATGGAATATGGTCATCGTGGGAATGATTTGACTCAGATGGGAGGTCAATATGGCTCCAATGATATGGTTTTGGGGTGAAATGACTGGACGCCCACCAACCCAACCATTTGTTCCCCCACACCTCAGTTGATTGTGGTTATTAATGACCTTTTgcaatgtattaaaaaataagattcttTTGATAGTTTAATTATACAAGAATGCATGCCTGTTAGATTTTGAGTAATAGCCTAAGATTAACAGCTACAAGctttgtacatttatataaacataagACTACATACTGGTTTAATTTCTGCTGATGTTCCATGGCAGCAACAAATGAACTGGCTGCAGACCTGCTGGTGGTGCCCAATTCCGTTAATGGCAGGCGGGTTTGGCGTGCTAGCACCAGCTGTTGCTGCAGTGACTCATTCACTTTTTTCATACGTGCCCTGGTAGCACAACGAATacttcttttatatatttctatataaaattatataaaattttcttttacatctcAAATATTAGGTCATcttatttctccctctctcaagAATTTATGACAACAGACCATTCTACCAAAACACTTTATCTTATTCAAATACACCGTTAGCTAAAATTATGGCAACTATGATTGTAGGTTATTATACTGCTATTCAATTATACTTTTCTGCTAATCAAAAGAGTTATTTCAACCACAATTCTGTTTCACTTCTTTAGCAAccataatcatttttaaataaaaattttgaaaaagtgagAATGCAGTCAAGTTGTGTCATCCATGAAGATCAGTGTGAAAACATCTGCCATTATTCAGATGAAGACCCACACAAACAACATTTACTCAGTGGGTGAGCAGGAGGCTATGAAGAGTTAAGAAAACCTACACTTGTGCCTGCAACTCCAGAATAACTGCTTCATACTGCTGTTGCTGCATCTGCATCTCATGCTGTTGCTGTAGTTGCTGCTGCTGGGCAATAGAAGCTGTCTCCAAAACTTTTTCCTGTGATGCCGCAACCTCCTCCAGAAAACTCTGTAATCCCAACATATAGGTGATAATCTGACAGCAACAGGAGTTCTACTTATGTACAAGTTCTGACAtgtcagtcaaaaaaaaaaaaaggatacagAATGAACATTTGTCCTTTCAGATTTTAGTTATTAGGCCATCAGAAACAGCAAGTCCCTTCAACTTGCCATACAAAAGTTTCATTAAGCTATGGTAAGAAACAGCAAgttacatttaataaataaattataaagacacaaatatacacacatagctactctgcttttgtttttgtacatttGAAATGGGATGAAATGCTTcattaaatatagaaaataacaGAATGGCATACAGAATCTGACCTTTTGTTCTAGAACACAAAGATATCTCTTCAGCAGTAGCTGGTACCGATCCTGTCCAGTTTCAGGTGTGCCATCATGAGCATCTTCACTGATTATAGAGCTTGCGCAACTGGACAATTCTCGCATCTCTTCTGCATCACTGCATAGGCTCTCTGCACTGTTTTACAAAACAGATGGACAGGTAGCCAGACAAGCAGGCTGACATGTGAAATGCTAGCTATCGACAGCTGTCTTGACTACATCAGCTGAAATTTTGATTTAGGCGAAATAAGCATGCCAATGCCATATGAAATTCATTTACTATACAGATTTTCTTCCAGACTGGTAAGCATTATcttctcatttaaaaacttACCTTTGCTTGAACTTCATGAAGGGAACATAATTAATGGCTAAAGGATAAGGCATAAGATCaaagttctctcccttgagGCAAAACCTGCAAGATAGAAAATTGTAAGTTGATAAACAATCCTACAAAATTTTCGACATATATCTCATCAGCAAAGTATTTCGCtttctaattgtttttcttttactttcaacagcaaatattcttaaaatcttatttaattTTCAGGTAACTGTAAGGAAAGAAATTAGTTACCatgaaaaaaagtaagtaaccaatcttaaaaaaaaatcattttgtttaaaacatgttcttctcaatttgacaaataaaaataattaaatctttaaaaatgttggtAAAGGTAAAGCTGCTGAGGTGAacgcaaaataaagaaactgtgcTGACCCAAAATCGATGGCATTGAGCCCAAGAAGAACACCACAAAGCTCCATACCCTCATCACCAAGCATGATAGCTCCCTCTTGATAAAACCGCCTGCAAAtagaaaacttattttgtttctgctgcttATAGTATTCGTGTCACATCATTTTACTAAGCAGTGacgaaaggtttagtgagtttgccgttgtgaataacttggcaggacgagtttTTGTACAACCCTTGAATAATGTTAATTAGCTTAGATGGAAGCAGCTGGATACTCTGCTCATTTTAagccaaacaaaaagaataaattgcaTGAAGTTCCTCATAATTATTTACCAAGATATGACATTAACATTCAAAGAAATGTCACTCTTCGATAGGAAGGCTCTACTGCCAGTAGTTAGTATGCTCAACTGCATCAGAAGCAGCAGGTCACAGATTTGAGGCATTTTGCCCCAAGCCACCAAGTAGATGTTTAACCAAAATGACTGAGTTATCAGGAAAAGGTGGAGGCAGCAGATGAAGAAGGTAAGATAACTAGTTACATTCACTGTCCTTGTGGCTACTAATCTTTTGGACTTGCTGTCTTCTACTCTACCATAAATCAGCTCATGAAACCCAAATCTGTCTAAGTTTTGGGGTTGCCCTCCACCCCCATTTTAACACATTTCTATGTCTAAGGCATTTAAAATCTTAATTAagcttaaagaaattttaaaattaaaaattttctaaacAATTTGTTTAGAGCAGCAAGTTACCTATAAAAGTcagaaataatgattttttttttaatttgtaagaaGTATATATTTGCAAACAACAACTATGCAGCACTTCCAATGTGCTCAAGGGAAATACATAAACATGATTACGGGAGAACGCTTACATCCCCCAGGGtgcacaacaaataaaatcattgctAAAATGACAATGTCAATTCTATGACAGACTACAATCCTCTGTACTAgtctataaataataataataactgaactTTCTGAGTGCATTTCACTATGTAAAGGCAAGTTCAATGCACTGAGTacaaaagactaaa
The Pomacea canaliculata isolate SZHN2017 linkage group LG2, ASM307304v1, whole genome shotgun sequence genome window above contains:
- the LOC112557038 gene encoding RUN domain-containing protein 3B-like isoform X2, with amino-acid sequence MESSSNFLANRQLVVVKSNLITVFSIDDGCEEFINFSAAMEQVLQYRLRPSKAWYSIEDRSSFWFYIKAACQGRDMISCINNIDNIENIKSPLAKGHAFLRCALMEKRLADYLSQALKQTTITRRFYQEGAIMLGDEGMELCGVLLGLNAIDFGFCLKGENFDLMPYPLAINYVPFMKFKQSAESLCSDAEEMRELSSCASSIISEDAHDGTPETGQDRYQLLLKRYLCVLEQKSFLEEVAASQEKVLETASIAQQQQLQQQHEMQMQQQQYEAVILELQAQVARMKKVNESLQQQLVLARQTRLPLTELGTTSRSAASSFVAAMEHQQKLNQQSVNSSNSHPRVAQSVDARSMVSAISDLSEMGCMVEAHQEMGERHVDDTQSMVPLVGSLMDLSEPKGDSSSVTLVCKV
- the LOC112557038 gene encoding RUN domain-containing protein 3B-like isoform X1, whose product is MESSSNFLANRQLVVVKSNLITVFRYAVKALIDKACFCSIDDGCEEFINFSAAMEQVLQYRLRPSKAWYSIEDRSSFWFYIKAACQGRDMISCINNIDNIENIKSPLAKGHAFLRCALMEKRLADYLSQALKQTTITRRFYQEGAIMLGDEGMELCGVLLGLNAIDFGFCLKGENFDLMPYPLAINYVPFMKFKQSAESLCSDAEEMRELSSCASSIISEDAHDGTPETGQDRYQLLLKRYLCVLEQKSFLEEVAASQEKVLETASIAQQQQLQQQHEMQMQQQQYEAVILELQAQVARMKKVNESLQQQLVLARQTRLPLTELGTTSRSAASSFVAAMEHQQKLNQQSVNSSNSHPRVAQSVDARSMVSAISDLSEMGCMVEAHQEMGERHVDDTQSMVPLVGSLMDLSEPKGDSSSVTLVCKV
- the LOC112557038 gene encoding RUN domain-containing protein 3B-like isoform X3, which gives rise to MEQVLQYRLRPSKAWYSIEDRSSFWFYIKAACQGRDMISCINNIDNIENIKSPLAKGHAFLRCALMEKRLADYLSQALKQTTITRRFYQEGAIMLGDEGMELCGVLLGLNAIDFGFCLKGENFDLMPYPLAINYVPFMKFKQSAESLCSDAEEMRELSSCASSIISEDAHDGTPETGQDRYQLLLKRYLCVLEQKSFLEEVAASQEKVLETASIAQQQQLQQQHEMQMQQQQYEAVILELQAQVARMKKVNESLQQQLVLARQTRLPLTELGTTSRSAASSFVAAMEHQQKLNQQSVNSSNSHPRVAQSVDARSMVSAISDLSEMGCMVEAHQEMGERHVDDTQSMVPLVGSLMDLSEPKGDSSSVTLVCKV